In Caldivirga sp., a single genomic region encodes these proteins:
- a CDS encoding PaREP1 family protein, giving the protein MRIHLNINEISELRLSESRIELELAKVFLRSGLLRNAAFKTVQAWQAYLSYLASINSDLIKVSGFRRIRGNVKVSASELIIVTMPVKLMMTIAEHLRYRDPELMELTALALLIREYWCAGACRDSTSRVIDDETAKGIMSKLLIRLEKRLIQAK; this is encoded by the coding sequence ATGCGAATTCACTTAAATATAAATGAAATCAGTGAATTAAGATTAAGTGAGAGTAGGATTGAATTAGAGTTAGCCAAGGTCTTCTTAAGATCCGGTTTATTGAGAAACGCCGCATTTAAGACTGTTCAAGCATGGCAAGCTTACCTATCATACTTAGCCAGTATCAACAGTGACCTAATTAAGGTAAGCGGCTTTAGGAGAATTAGAGGTAATGTTAAGGTTAGCGCTAGTGAATTAATCATAGTTACCATGCCCGTTAAACTAATGATGACTATCGCTGAGCATTTAAGGTATAGGGACCCGGAATTAATGGAATTAACCGCCTTAGCATTGCTCATCCGTGAGTACTGGTGTGCCGGCGCATGCAGGGATAGTACAAGTAGAGTTATTGATGATGAAACTGCTAAGGGTATTATGTCTAAGCTGCTCATTAGGCTTGAGAAAAGGTTAATCCAAGCTAAATAA